The Pseudochaenichthys georgianus chromosome 24, fPseGeo1.2, whole genome shotgun sequence genome includes a region encoding these proteins:
- the LOC117440055 gene encoding uncharacterized protein isoform X1, whose translation MNLHAAHIGYDPYQLKKSDFSRDLSDLPAVEAMDITSYLVLHTSYYTASQMKAYKSLEAFNYFVCGWVNDLGTKKALNKCRLVFARVNHSQRSGETPLKTWIVAKEDGEVVTAHCNCMAGYGCKYEATARKQYEGVQSLHHQGFSCKDSGLWLNPQWPYMGASPDRCVTCTCHGTGICEIKCPHSKQEANLCLCAGEQGFCLVNDGGTVKLDRRHAYYHQVQAQLHVVDVDYCDLVDWTKNDLFVERIVRDVDLWDNIIPRVESFFRLCVLPEVLGQQLTRGKPPLPVCCSIFQFQLQDDQEGEKA comes from the exons ATGAACCTGCACGCCGCACACATCGGATACGATCCGTATCAGCTGAAAAAGAGCGACTTTTCTCGTGATTTATCAGATTTGCCCGCTGTCGAGGCGATGGATATCACCAGCTACCTCGTCCTTCATACCTCCTACTACACGGCTAGCCAAATGAAAGCGTATAAAAGCCTGGAAGCTTTCAACTACTTCGTGTGTGGATGGGTGAATGACCTCGGCACCaaaaaggcattaaacaaatgTCGCCTTGTTTTTGCCCGG GTCAACCATTCCCAGAGGTCTGGAGAAACACCATTAAAAACGTGGATTGTAGCTAAAGAAGATGGAGAGGTTGTTACAGCACACTGTAACTGTATGGCTGG GTATGGATGCAAATACGAGGCAACTGCCCGAAAGCAGTATGAAGGAGTACAAAGTCTGCACCACCAGGGTTTCAGCTGTAAAGACAGCGGGCTTTGGCTGAACCCTCAATGGCCATACATGGGAGCGTCGCCAGACAGATGTGTCACGTGCACCTGTCATGGAACTGGTATCTGTGAGATAAAG TGCCCACACAGCAAACAAGAGGCCAATCTTTGCCTGTGTGCTGGAGAACAGGGCTTCTGTCTCGTCAACGATGGGGGCACTGTGAAGCTGGACAGGAGACATGCCTACTACCATCAAGTACAGGCTCAGCTCCACGTTGTTGACGTTGACTACTGCGACCTTGTTGACTGGACTAAAAATGACCTCTTTGTAGAGAGAATTGTGCGTGATGTGGACCTGTGGGACAACATCATTCCGAGAGTTGAGAGTTTCTTCAGACTATGTGTTCTCCCTGAAGTGTTGGGACAGCAACTTACAAGGGGAAAG CCTCCTCTCCCTGTCTGCTGTTCCATTTTTCAGTTTCAGTTGCAAGATGATCAGGAGGGAGAGAAGGCGTGA
- the LOC117440055 gene encoding uncharacterized protein isoform X2, giving the protein MNLHAAHIGYDPYQLKKSDFSRDLSDLPAVEAMDITSYLVLHTSYYTASQMKAYKSLEAFNYFVCGWVNDLGTKKALNKCRLVFARVNHSQRSGETPLKTWIVAKEDGEVVTAHCNCMAGYGCKYEATARKQYEGVQSLHHQGFSCKDSGLWLNPQWPYMGASPDRCVTCTCHGTGICEIKCPHSKQEANLCLCAGEQGFCLVNDGGTVKLDRRHAYYHQVQAQLHVVDVDYCDLVDWTKNDLFVERIVRDVDLWDNIIPRVESFFRLCVLPEVLGQQLTRGKFQLQDDQEGEKA; this is encoded by the exons ATGAACCTGCACGCCGCACACATCGGATACGATCCGTATCAGCTGAAAAAGAGCGACTTTTCTCGTGATTTATCAGATTTGCCCGCTGTCGAGGCGATGGATATCACCAGCTACCTCGTCCTTCATACCTCCTACTACACGGCTAGCCAAATGAAAGCGTATAAAAGCCTGGAAGCTTTCAACTACTTCGTGTGTGGATGGGTGAATGACCTCGGCACCaaaaaggcattaaacaaatgTCGCCTTGTTTTTGCCCGG GTCAACCATTCCCAGAGGTCTGGAGAAACACCATTAAAAACGTGGATTGTAGCTAAAGAAGATGGAGAGGTTGTTACAGCACACTGTAACTGTATGGCTGG GTATGGATGCAAATACGAGGCAACTGCCCGAAAGCAGTATGAAGGAGTACAAAGTCTGCACCACCAGGGTTTCAGCTGTAAAGACAGCGGGCTTTGGCTGAACCCTCAATGGCCATACATGGGAGCGTCGCCAGACAGATGTGTCACGTGCACCTGTCATGGAACTGGTATCTGTGAGATAAAG TGCCCACACAGCAAACAAGAGGCCAATCTTTGCCTGTGTGCTGGAGAACAGGGCTTCTGTCTCGTCAACGATGGGGGCACTGTGAAGCTGGACAGGAGACATGCCTACTACCATCAAGTACAGGCTCAGCTCCACGTTGTTGACGTTGACTACTGCGACCTTGTTGACTGGACTAAAAATGACCTCTTTGTAGAGAGAATTGTGCGTGATGTGGACCTGTGGGACAACATCATTCCGAGAGTTGAGAGTTTCTTCAGACTATGTGTTCTCCCTGAAGTGTTGGGACAGCAACTTACAAGGGGAAAG TTTCAGTTGCAAGATGATCAGGAGGGAGAGAAGGCGTGA